The following are encoded in a window of Thamnophis elegans isolate rThaEle1 chromosome 14, rThaEle1.pri, whole genome shotgun sequence genomic DNA:
- the THAP11 gene encoding THAP domain-containing protein 11 codes for MPGFTCCVPGCYNNSHRDKALHFYTFPKDAELRRLWLKNVSRAGVSGCFSTFQPTTGHRVCSEHFPGGRKSYLVRVPTIFPLRGVNERKGARGPKRPRHAPAAAQAAAQAAAQVAAQAAAAAQAAVLLTLQEGAAGQPGQGLIRAAGEGGGGPGGPGGLPGEDVKPMDLTVQVELGGPGAIVGAPVHLAFLADNGPLVESPPDHSYSLSSGTTSEELLRKLNEQRDIIALLEVKMKEMKGSIRRLRLAESQLREEIREKDRLLHAASMAGGARKRHGL; via the coding sequence ATGCCCGGGTTCACGTGCTGCGTGCCAGGCTGCTACAACAACTCGCACCGGGACAAGGCGCTCCACTTCTACACCTTCCCGAAGGACGCCGAGCTGCGTCGCCTCTGGCTGAAGAACGTCTCCCGCGCCGGCGTCAGCGGCTGCTTCAGCACTTTCCAGCCCACCACGGGCCACCGCGTCTGCTCCGAGCACTTCCCCGGCGGGCGCAAGTCCTACCTGGTGCGCGTCCCCACCATCTTCCCCTTGCGGGGGGTCAACGAGCGCAAAGGGGCCCGCGGGCCCAAGAGACCCCGGCACGCCCCCGCCGCCGCCCAAGCTGCTGCCCAGGCGGCCGCCCAAGTCGCCGCTCAAGCCGCCGCCGCAGCCCAAGCCGCGGTGCTGCTGACTTTGCAAGAGGGGGCGGCTGGCCAGCCTGGCCAGGGCCTCATCAGGGCAgccggagaaggaggaggtggccCTGGGGGCCCCGGCGGTCTCCCCGGGGAGGATGTCAAGCCTATGGACTTGACGGTGCAGGTGGAACTCGGGGGTCCCGGGGCCATCGTGGGGGCTCCAGTCCACCTGGCTTTCCTGGCCGACAACGGGCCGTTGGTGGAGAGTCCCCCAGACCATTCCTATTCACTGTCCTCGGGCACCACGTCGGAGGAGCTGCTGCGCAAGCTGAACGAGCAACGGGACATCATCGCCCTGCTGGAAGTCAAGATGAAGGAGATGAAGGGCAGCATCCGGCGACTCCGCCTGGCCGAATCCCAGTTGCGGGAGGAGATCAGGGAGAAGGACCGCTTGCTGCATGCCGCCAGCATGGCTGGGGGGGCACGCAAGCGCCACGGCCTCTGA